One Buteo buteo chromosome 4, bButBut1.hap1.1, whole genome shotgun sequence DNA segment encodes these proteins:
- the PHYHIPL gene encoding phytanoyl-CoA hydroxylase-interacting protein-like isoform X1: MEAPRLAHTMSSPTSPCEEVIKNLSLEAIQLCDRDGNKSQDSGIAEMEELPVPHNIKISNITCDSFKISWDMDSKSKDRITHYFIDLNKKENKNSNKFKHKDVPTKLVAKAVPLPMTVRGHWFLSPRTEYTVAVQTASKQVDGDYVVSEWSEIIEFCTADYSKVHLTQLLEKAEVIAGRMLKLSVFYRNQHKEYFDYIREHHGNAMQPSVKDNSGSHGSPISGKLEGIFFSCNTEFNTGKPPQDSPYGRYRFEIAAEKLFNPNTNLYFGDFYCMYTAYHYVILVIAPVGSPGDEFCKQRLPQLNIKDNKFLTCDEEDGVMVYHHAQDVILEVIYTDPVDLSLGTVAEITGHQLMSLSTANAKKDPSCKTCNISVGR, encoded by the exons GGAATAAATCACAAGATAGTGGGATTGCAGAGATGGAGGAACTTCCAGTTCCACATAACATCAAAATAAGTAACATCACATGCGATTCCTTCAAGATTTCTTGGGACATGGATTCTAAATCCAAGGACCGCATTACTCATTACTTCATCGATctcaacaagaaagaaaacaagaattccAACAAATTTAAACACAAG GATGTACCCACTAAATTGGTGGCCAAAGCTGTTCCTTTGCCGATGACGGTCCGTGGGCACTGGTTCTTGAGCCCAAGAACAGAATACACAGTAGCAGTGCAGACAGCATCGAAGCAAGTTGATGGCGATTATGTTGTTTCTGAGTGGAGTGAAATCATTGAGTTTTGCACAGCAG attaTTCAAAAGTTCACCTAACACAGCTATTGGAAAAAGCTGAAGTGATTGCAGGCCGTATGCTTAAACTGTCTGTTTTTTATCGGAATCAGCACAAAGAATACTTTGATTATATCAG AGAGCATCATGGGAATGCTATGCAGCCCTCTGTTAAGGATAACAGTGGCAGCCATGGCTCTCCGATCAGTGGGAAGCTGGAAGGCATCTTCTTTAGCTGCAACACCGAGTTTAACACTGGGAAGCCTCCACAAGATTCACCTTATGGAAGATACAGGTTTGAGATTGCAGCTGAAAAACTCTTCAACCCAAATACTAACTTGTACTTTGGAGACTTCTACTGCATGTACACAGCCTACCACTACGTCATTCTCGTTATCGCCCCTGTTGGATCACCGGGAGACGAATTCTGTAAGCAGCGCCTTCCTCAACTAAATATAAAAGATAATAAATTTCTGACCTGCGACGAAGAAGACGGTGTCATGGTTTACCATCATGCCCAGGATGTTATTTTGGAAGTAATTTACACTGATCCTGTGGATCTCTCCCTCGGCACAGTTGCAGAAATTACTGGTCACCAACTAATGAGCTTGTCTActgcaaatgcaaagaaagatcCCAGCTGCAAGACCTGCAATATCAGTGTTGGACGTTAA
- the PHYHIPL gene encoding phytanoyl-CoA hydroxylase-interacting protein-like isoform X2, translating into MYGVHSLHQPPAGNKSQDSGIAEMEELPVPHNIKISNITCDSFKISWDMDSKSKDRITHYFIDLNKKENKNSNKFKHKDVPTKLVAKAVPLPMTVRGHWFLSPRTEYTVAVQTASKQVDGDYVVSEWSEIIEFCTADYSKVHLTQLLEKAEVIAGRMLKLSVFYRNQHKEYFDYIREHHGNAMQPSVKDNSGSHGSPISGKLEGIFFSCNTEFNTGKPPQDSPYGRYRFEIAAEKLFNPNTNLYFGDFYCMYTAYHYVILVIAPVGSPGDEFCKQRLPQLNIKDNKFLTCDEEDGVMVYHHAQDVILEVIYTDPVDLSLGTVAEITGHQLMSLSTANAKKDPSCKTCNISVGR; encoded by the exons GGAATAAATCACAAGATAGTGGGATTGCAGAGATGGAGGAACTTCCAGTTCCACATAACATCAAAATAAGTAACATCACATGCGATTCCTTCAAGATTTCTTGGGACATGGATTCTAAATCCAAGGACCGCATTACTCATTACTTCATCGATctcaacaagaaagaaaacaagaattccAACAAATTTAAACACAAG GATGTACCCACTAAATTGGTGGCCAAAGCTGTTCCTTTGCCGATGACGGTCCGTGGGCACTGGTTCTTGAGCCCAAGAACAGAATACACAGTAGCAGTGCAGACAGCATCGAAGCAAGTTGATGGCGATTATGTTGTTTCTGAGTGGAGTGAAATCATTGAGTTTTGCACAGCAG attaTTCAAAAGTTCACCTAACACAGCTATTGGAAAAAGCTGAAGTGATTGCAGGCCGTATGCTTAAACTGTCTGTTTTTTATCGGAATCAGCACAAAGAATACTTTGATTATATCAG AGAGCATCATGGGAATGCTATGCAGCCCTCTGTTAAGGATAACAGTGGCAGCCATGGCTCTCCGATCAGTGGGAAGCTGGAAGGCATCTTCTTTAGCTGCAACACCGAGTTTAACACTGGGAAGCCTCCACAAGATTCACCTTATGGAAGATACAGGTTTGAGATTGCAGCTGAAAAACTCTTCAACCCAAATACTAACTTGTACTTTGGAGACTTCTACTGCATGTACACAGCCTACCACTACGTCATTCTCGTTATCGCCCCTGTTGGATCACCGGGAGACGAATTCTGTAAGCAGCGCCTTCCTCAACTAAATATAAAAGATAATAAATTTCTGACCTGCGACGAAGAAGACGGTGTCATGGTTTACCATCATGCCCAGGATGTTATTTTGGAAGTAATTTACACTGATCCTGTGGATCTCTCCCTCGGCACAGTTGCAGAAATTACTGGTCACCAACTAATGAGCTTGTCTActgcaaatgcaaagaaagatcCCAGCTGCAAGACCTGCAATATCAGTGTTGGACGTTAA
- the PHYHIPL gene encoding phytanoyl-CoA hydroxylase-interacting protein-like isoform X3, protein MEELPVPHNIKISNITCDSFKISWDMDSKSKDRITHYFIDLNKKENKNSNKFKHKDVPTKLVAKAVPLPMTVRGHWFLSPRTEYTVAVQTASKQVDGDYVVSEWSEIIEFCTADYSKVHLTQLLEKAEVIAGRMLKLSVFYRNQHKEYFDYIREHHGNAMQPSVKDNSGSHGSPISGKLEGIFFSCNTEFNTGKPPQDSPYGRYRFEIAAEKLFNPNTNLYFGDFYCMYTAYHYVILVIAPVGSPGDEFCKQRLPQLNIKDNKFLTCDEEDGVMVYHHAQDVILEVIYTDPVDLSLGTVAEITGHQLMSLSTANAKKDPSCKTCNISVGR, encoded by the exons ATGGAGGAACTTCCAGTTCCACATAACATCAAAATAAGTAACATCACATGCGATTCCTTCAAGATTTCTTGGGACATGGATTCTAAATCCAAGGACCGCATTACTCATTACTTCATCGATctcaacaagaaagaaaacaagaattccAACAAATTTAAACACAAG GATGTACCCACTAAATTGGTGGCCAAAGCTGTTCCTTTGCCGATGACGGTCCGTGGGCACTGGTTCTTGAGCCCAAGAACAGAATACACAGTAGCAGTGCAGACAGCATCGAAGCAAGTTGATGGCGATTATGTTGTTTCTGAGTGGAGTGAAATCATTGAGTTTTGCACAGCAG attaTTCAAAAGTTCACCTAACACAGCTATTGGAAAAAGCTGAAGTGATTGCAGGCCGTATGCTTAAACTGTCTGTTTTTTATCGGAATCAGCACAAAGAATACTTTGATTATATCAG AGAGCATCATGGGAATGCTATGCAGCCCTCTGTTAAGGATAACAGTGGCAGCCATGGCTCTCCGATCAGTGGGAAGCTGGAAGGCATCTTCTTTAGCTGCAACACCGAGTTTAACACTGGGAAGCCTCCACAAGATTCACCTTATGGAAGATACAGGTTTGAGATTGCAGCTGAAAAACTCTTCAACCCAAATACTAACTTGTACTTTGGAGACTTCTACTGCATGTACACAGCCTACCACTACGTCATTCTCGTTATCGCCCCTGTTGGATCACCGGGAGACGAATTCTGTAAGCAGCGCCTTCCTCAACTAAATATAAAAGATAATAAATTTCTGACCTGCGACGAAGAAGACGGTGTCATGGTTTACCATCATGCCCAGGATGTTATTTTGGAAGTAATTTACACTGATCCTGTGGATCTCTCCCTCGGCACAGTTGCAGAAATTACTGGTCACCAACTAATGAGCTTGTCTActgcaaatgcaaagaaagatcCCAGCTGCAAGACCTGCAATATCAGTGTTGGACGTTAA